The following proteins are encoded in a genomic region of Buchnera aphidicola (Aphis nerii):
- a CDS encoding rhodanese-like domain-containing protein gives MNNILFFISNNLVLSGMWFFFLNIIIFLIFKQFYLKAKIINNFDAIKLINKKNANIIDTRSLELYNTGHILNAIHLPLKDLSCEKIKKLNLSIITPIILIIHSSNNNKYIKKFIDNGINDIYVLKNGMNTWTLENLPTIKNKNNNFKKL, from the coding sequence ATGAATAATATATTATTTTTTATATCTAATAATTTAGTACTTAGTGGCATGTGGTTTTTTTTCTTAAATATTATTATTTTTTTAATTTTTAAACAATTTTATTTGAAAGCAAAGATTATTAATAATTTTGATGCAATAAAATTAATTAATAAAAAAAATGCAAATATCATTGATACAAGATCTTTAGAATTATATAATACAGGTCATATTTTAAATGCAATTCATCTTCCGTTAAAAGATCTTTCTTGTGAAAAAATTAAAAAATTAAATTTGTCTATTATTACTCCTATTATCCTTATAATACATTCATCAAATAATAATAAATATATTAAAAAATTTATTGACAATGGAATAAATGATATTTATGTATTAAAAAATGGGATGAATACTTGGACTTTAGAAAATCTTCCTACTATTAAAAATAAAAATAATAATTTTAAAAAATTATAA
- the secB gene encoding protein-export chaperone SecB, whose product MSKEKLKEQVFLIHRIYVKDISFEAPNTPQIFEKECIPNMKFNINTDVKELKLNVFEVTLKVRVIVQSEKDLVFLCDVHQAGVFFISNLNEQELRHCVSSYCPSILFPYARTCISTLVTYGSFPQLNLVPINFDHFFNKHKKFKKDDVIIN is encoded by the coding sequence ATGTCAAAAGAAAAGTTAAAAGAACAAGTATTTTTAATTCATCGTATTTATGTAAAAGATATTTCTTTTGAAGCACCTAATACACCTCAAATTTTTGAAAAAGAATGTATACCAAATATGAAATTTAATATAAACACAGACGTTAAAGAATTAAAATTAAATGTTTTTGAAGTTACTTTGAAAGTTAGAGTAATTGTTCAAAGTGAAAAAGATTTAGTTTTTTTGTGTGATGTTCATCAAGCGGGTGTATTTTTTATTTCTAATTTGAATGAACAAGAATTAAGACATTGTGTAAGTTCATATTGTCCGAGTATTTTATTCCCGTATGCTAGAACATGTATATCTACTTTAGTTACTTATGGAAGTTTTCCACAATTAAATCTCGTACCTATTAATTTTGATCATTTTTTTAATAAACATAAAAAATTCAAAAAAGATGATGTTATCATAAATTAA
- the cysE gene encoding serine O-acetyltransferase: MCFIKISNIWNKIIHEAKIASKEEPILSSFYDENILKHQKLSSSLSYILSTKLSTSMVSKNSIENIFNAIYLDDFFMLNTVIKDLKAILQRDPVSNNYLVPFLYFKGFHALQSYRISHYLWNKKKYSLSTYLHSRISTIFAVDIHPAASIGSGIMLDHATGIVIGERVIIEDDVSILHSVTLGGTGKNNSKNRHPIIRNKVSIGAGAKILGNIEIGSKTKIGAGSVVLKNFPSNVTVAGVPARIVKKFDNTTSFYSENQNNILDYTEQFQYGDGI, from the coding sequence ATGTGTTTTATAAAAATTTCAAATATATGGAATAAAATTATACATGAAGCTAAAATTGCATCGAAAGAAGAACCAATTTTATCAAGTTTTTATGATGAAAATATATTAAAACATCAAAAATTAAGTAGTTCTTTAAGTTATATATTATCGACTAAATTATCTACTTCAATGGTGTCTAAAAATAGTATAGAAAATATTTTTAATGCAATATATTTAGATGATTTCTTTATGTTGAATACAGTTATTAAAGATTTAAAAGCTATTTTACAAAGAGATCCAGTTTCAAATAATTATTTAGTTCCTTTTTTGTATTTTAAAGGATTTCATGCACTACAATCTTATAGAATTAGTCATTATCTTTGGAATAAAAAAAAATATTCTTTATCAACATATTTACATAGCAGAATTTCTACTATATTTGCAGTTGATATTCATCCTGCAGCATCTATTGGTTCTGGTATTATGCTTGATCATGCAACTGGTATTGTTATTGGAGAAAGAGTTATTATAGAAGATGATGTTTCAATTCTACATTCTGTGACTTTAGGGGGTACAGGTAAAAATAATAGTAAAAATAGGCATCCAATAATTAGAAACAAAGTTAGTATAGGTGCAGGAGCTAAAATATTAGGTAATATTGAAATTGGTTCTAAAACAAAAATAGGTGCTGGCTCAGTAGTTTTAAAAAATTTTCCATCAAATGTTACAGTTGCTGGAGTTCCGGCCAGAATTGTAAAAAAGTTTGATAATACAACTTCTTTTTATTCAGAAAATCAAAATAATATTTTAGATTATACAGAACAATTTCAATACGGAGATGGTATTTAA
- the rpoD gene encoding RNA polymerase sigma factor RpoD: MEQNPKSQLKLLVTHGKEQGYLTYAEVNDHLPEDIIDSEQIDDIIQMINDMGIQVVEEAPDADDLILNEINTDTDEDAVEEAAQVLSSVESELGRTTDPVRMYMREMGTVELLTREGEIDIAKRIEEGINQVQSSVSEYPEAITYLLEQYDKIKTGQIRLSDIVTGFVDPNIEEVLPINNIHIGSEILDEISTNAVLDQDEESEDEDNQEDDEENSIDPELANEKFSALRAQYTNTSNTIKIKNRNHKDSILEIYNLSEIFKQFRLVPKQFDHLVNNMRYMMERVRKQERIIMQLCVEECQMPKKNFIKIFSGNETDIDWFIKEKNLNQPWSKKLKEIEEKIFISIKKLIKIEKETGLTIEEVKDINKRMSIGEAKAKRAKKEMVEANLRLVISIAKKYTNRGLQFLDLIQEGNIGLMKAVDKFEYRRGYKFSTYATWWIRQAITRSIADQARTIRIPVHMIETINKLNRISRQILQETGREPTPEELSEKMLIPEDKIRKVLKIAKEPISMETPIGDDDDSHLGDFIEDTTLELPLDSATSESLRSATHDVLSGLTAREAKVLRMRFGIDMNTDHTLEEVGKQFDVTRERIRQIEAKALRKLRHPSRSEVLRSFLDD; encoded by the coding sequence ATGGAGCAAAACCCAAAGTCACAACTTAAGCTGCTTGTTACACATGGTAAGGAGCAAGGGTATTTAACCTATGCCGAAGTTAATGATCATCTTCCAGAAGACATTATTGATTCCGAACAAATCGATGACATTATTCAGATGATTAATGATATGGGAATTCAAGTCGTTGAAGAAGCACCTGATGCAGATGATTTGATTTTAAATGAAATAAATACAGATACAGATGAAGATGCAGTAGAAGAAGCTGCACAAGTTTTATCAAGTGTTGAATCTGAATTAGGAAGAACAACTGATCCTGTTCGTATGTATATGCGGGAGATGGGAACTGTTGAACTACTCACAAGAGAAGGTGAAATCGATATAGCAAAAAGAATCGAGGAGGGAATTAATCAAGTTCAATCTTCAGTATCAGAATATCCTGAAGCTATTACTTATCTTTTAGAACAATATGATAAAATTAAAACTGGTCAAATAAGATTATCTGACATAGTAACAGGATTTGTTGATCCTAATATAGAAGAAGTTTTACCTATTAACAATATTCATATCGGATCTGAAATTTTAGATGAAATTTCTACTAACGCAGTACTTGATCAAGATGAGGAGAGTGAAGATGAAGATAATCAAGAAGATGATGAAGAAAATAGCATTGATCCAGAATTAGCAAACGAAAAATTTTCTGCTTTACGTGCGCAATATACTAACACAAGTAATACAATTAAAATTAAAAATAGAAATCATAAAGATTCAATATTAGAAATTTATAATCTTTCAGAGATTTTTAAACAATTTAGATTAGTTCCAAAACAATTTGATCATTTAGTTAATAATATGCGTTATATGATGGAGCGAGTTAGAAAACAAGAAAGAATTATAATGCAATTATGTGTCGAAGAATGTCAAATGCCTAAAAAAAATTTTATAAAAATTTTTTCTGGGAATGAAACAGATATAGATTGGTTTATAAAAGAAAAAAATTTAAATCAGCCTTGGTCTAAAAAATTAAAAGAAATTGAAGAAAAAATTTTTATAAGTATAAAAAAATTAATTAAAATCGAAAAAGAAACAGGTTTAACAATTGAAGAAGTAAAAGATATTAATAAAAGAATGTCTATTGGTGAGGCAAAAGCTAAAAGAGCAAAAAAAGAAATGGTTGAAGCAAATTTACGACTAGTTATTTCTATTGCTAAAAAATATACTAATAGAGGATTACAATTTTTAGATTTAATTCAAGAAGGTAATATTGGCTTGATGAAAGCAGTTGATAAATTTGAATATCGCAGAGGATATAAATTTTCAACTTATGCAACTTGGTGGATCAGACAAGCAATTACTCGATCTATTGCAGATCAGGCACGAACAATTCGAATTCCTGTTCATATGATAGAAACTATTAACAAATTAAATCGTATTTCTAGACAAATACTTCAAGAAACAGGTCGTGAACCCACACCTGAAGAACTTTCTGAAAAAATGTTAATTCCTGAAGATAAAATTAGAAAGGTTTTAAAAATAGCTAAAGAACCTATATCTATGGAAACTCCTATAGGTGATGATGATGATTCTCATTTAGGTGATTTTATAGAAGATACCACATTAGAACTTCCACTTGATTCAGCTACATCAGAAAGTTTAAGATCAGCAACACATGACGTTTTATCAGGTCTAACTGCTCGTGAAGCTAAGGTACTTCGCATGCGTTTTGGTATTGATATGAATACTGATCATACTTTAGAGGAAGTAGGAAAACAATTTGACGTTACTCGTGAAAGAATAAGACAGATAGAAGCAAAAGCCTTAAGAAAACTACGTCATCCAAGTAGATCAGAAGTATTGCGTAGTTTTTTAGATGATTAA